In a single window of the Methanolobus psychrophilus R15 genome:
- the hisH gene encoding imidazole glycerol phosphate synthase subunit HisH, whose amino-acid sequence MKKIVIIDYGLGNLRSVRKGLEHAGADVLISSDPSEILGADGVILPGVGAFRDAMKNIQGLLGTIGSYVDSGKPMLGICLGQQILMSRSEEGGHTEGLGLIKGSVLRFPHSDLKVPHIGWNSIGMTRQHPFFEGIPDNTYVYFVHSYYVDTAGSNALAVCEYGTKFAASVVNNAGNVIGTQFHPEKSGDIGLKMLRNFVNMC is encoded by the coding sequence ATGAAAAAGATAGTTATCATCGATTACGGGCTCGGTAATCTCAGGAGCGTCCGCAAGGGCCTGGAACATGCCGGCGCTGATGTGCTGATATCCAGTGACCCCTCGGAGATTCTGGGTGCCGACGGTGTCATCCTTCCGGGGGTTGGTGCCTTCAGGGATGCGATGAAGAACATCCAGGGACTGCTTGGCACCATTGGCAGCTACGTCGATTCAGGTAAGCCCATGCTAGGCATCTGCCTGGGACAGCAGATCCTCATGAGCCGGTCCGAGGAAGGCGGGCATACAGAGGGACTTGGCCTGATAAAGGGCAGTGTCCTGAGATTTCCTCACAGTGATCTGAAAGTACCCCACATTGGATGGAATTCCATCGGTATGACCCGGCAGCATCCTTTCTTTGAAGGCATACCTGATAACACGTATGTGTACTTTGTGCACTCCTATTATGTGGATACGGCAGGAAGTAATGCACTTGCAGTGTGCGAATATGGCACAAAGTTCGCAGCATCCGTTGTCAATAATGCAGGCAACGTCATAGGCACACAGTTCCACCCCGAGAAGAGCGGGGATATAGGCCTGAAGATGCTCAGGAATTTCGTCAATATGTGTTAG
- a CDS encoding NAD+ synthetase has translation MVKKINLTADNPLKTSGNDNMDINKSKDIIVRFIREKVREAGCKGAVVGISGGIDSALTAYLCVEALGKENVLGIHLPEVNLTPAEDVLDATEVAERLGIEFRTIDISGPLTAFMVAVPDSGSDFRHANGNLKARIRMSVLYYYANTMQRMVVGTGNKTELLLGYFTKYGDGGVDLEPIGDLYKTEVREMSDLLGVPRGIIEKAPSAGLWAGQTDENELGITYEIVDRFLAMLLEGEKPQVAQNTLGMTPQQRDSVLARVHANIHKRKAPPMPEMDALRKAYITV, from the coding sequence ATGGTAAAAAAGATAAACCTAACTGCTGATAATCCCTTAAAAACATCCGGTAATGATAATATGGACATCAATAAATCTAAAGATATCATCGTCAGGTTCATCAGGGAAAAGGTGCGGGAAGCAGGATGCAAAGGAGCGGTTGTGGGGATCAGCGGGGGCATTGACTCTGCACTGACAGCATATCTTTGTGTCGAAGCATTGGGAAAGGAAAATGTGTTGGGAATTCATCTTCCGGAAGTCAACCTCACGCCCGCCGAAGATGTCCTTGATGCCACTGAAGTGGCCGAGCGTCTAGGAATAGAATTCAGGACCATAGATATATCCGGCCCCCTGACAGCTTTCATGGTGGCAGTGCCGGATAGCGGATCGGACTTCCGTCATGCTAACGGCAACCTCAAGGCAAGGATACGTATGTCAGTACTATACTACTATGCCAATACGATGCAAAGAATGGTAGTCGGCACAGGTAACAAGACAGAGCTCCTTTTGGGATATTTCACAAAATATGGAGACGGCGGCGTAGACCTTGAACCAATAGGGGACCTGTACAAGACAGAAGTAAGAGAGATGTCAGACCTTTTAGGGGTGCCGCGGGGAATTATTGAGAAAGCACCGTCAGCAGGCTTGTGGGCAGGACAGACCGATGAGAACGAGCTTGGTATCACCTACGAAATAGTAGACAGGTTCCTGGCAATGCTCCTGGAAGGAGAAAAGCCGCAGGTAGCCCAGAATACGCTCGGTATGACCCCTCAGCAAAGGGATTCGGTGCTTGCACGCGTCCATGCGAACATCCACAAAAGAAAAGCTCCCCCAATGCCGGAAATGGATGCGCTGAGGAAGGCCTATATTACAGTATGA
- a CDS encoding phosphoesterase, RecJ-like protein, with protein sequence MSEKCQECGGKGHKVVDSKKCPECKGAGKSRSVDLMKLSEKDMDSFLKNGSSCMKCNGTGEIEITEQCIACSGRGAFYKCSICGVATEGLYNGEEVCPSCAKKQIVYKLDDSCNIEELEVGKLYHAVVRNIADFGVFVDMNSNMRGLIHSSNMKEELKVGEDVIVAVKEIKPRGKMDLVPRKLKEYQTVDLEKDLPTKLASEIQKLVGTSVRVEGEIIQVKQTAGPTIFTIADETGQISAAAFESAGERAYPHITSDMIVSATGDITARGDSVQLEIKSLKKQSGPKEAEIRKRIEAALDRRAEPHDIQFMVESEILERLRPSMRKVAKEIRKAIITSTPILLRHHADADGMTAALAIEKAMVPLIKEVNGQDGEYYFYKRAPSKAPFYEMADVVRDISFALEDAARHGQKMPLVVSVDNGSSIENIPAMRQASVYGIRMIVVDHHHPDKEVDEFLIAHVNPAHVGGDFGITAGMLCTEVARMINKDVENDIRHLPAVAAVGDRSEAPEAKVYIQMVSDKYSLQDLKDMALALDFEAYWLKFNNGKGIIDDILNFGDEKIHRNLVKVLCEQANEMINEQIDVCMSHVKTQTLPNGALLNVLDVENYAHTFTFPPPGKTSGEVHDQLCRKFEGKPLITLGFGPDFAVIRSKGVKMNIPRMVRELHEEVKGGGVNGGGHLVVGSIKFVEGMRTEVLSKLAEKIGAVEVE encoded by the coding sequence ATGAGCGAAAAATGTCAGGAGTGCGGCGGAAAGGGACACAAGGTCGTCGACTCGAAGAAATGCCCCGAGTGTAAAGGGGCAGGTAAGTCCAGATCGGTCGATTTGATGAAGCTTTCAGAAAAAGATATGGATAGTTTCCTCAAGAACGGTTCCAGCTGCATGAAGTGCAACGGCACCGGAGAGATAGAGATTACAGAACAATGTATTGCATGCTCTGGAAGAGGTGCTTTTTACAAGTGCAGTATATGCGGGGTGGCAACCGAGGGGTTGTACAACGGCGAAGAGGTCTGCCCGTCCTGTGCTAAAAAGCAGATAGTGTATAAGCTCGATGATTCCTGCAATATCGAAGAGCTGGAAGTTGGAAAACTTTACCATGCTGTTGTCAGGAACATAGCGGATTTCGGGGTCTTCGTAGACATGAACTCCAACATGAGAGGACTCATCCATTCCAGCAACATGAAGGAAGAGCTTAAAGTCGGCGAGGATGTAATTGTAGCTGTCAAGGAAATAAAGCCAAGGGGAAAAATGGACCTTGTGCCACGTAAGCTTAAAGAGTACCAGACCGTGGACCTTGAGAAGGACCTTCCCACAAAGCTTGCGTCAGAGATCCAGAAGCTTGTCGGGACCAGCGTAAGGGTGGAGGGGGAGATCATACAGGTCAAACAGACCGCAGGTCCGACCATATTCACCATTGCCGACGAGACCGGACAGATATCCGCAGCAGCGTTCGAGAGCGCAGGCGAGAGGGCATACCCCCATATCACTTCGGACATGATAGTGTCCGCCACCGGCGATATCACTGCCCGCGGGGACAGTGTGCAACTGGAGATAAAGAGCCTCAAGAAACAGAGCGGTCCAAAAGAGGCAGAGATACGTAAACGTATCGAGGCTGCCCTTGACAGAAGGGCGGAGCCGCATGATATCCAGTTCATGGTAGAGAGCGAGATACTTGAGAGACTAAGGCCCTCCATGCGCAAAGTCGCAAAAGAGATACGCAAAGCGATAATCACTTCCACACCTATATTATTGCGCCACCATGCCGATGCTGACGGAATGACCGCAGCCCTGGCAATTGAAAAGGCCATGGTTCCCCTGATAAAGGAAGTCAATGGACAGGATGGCGAGTATTACTTCTACAAGAGGGCACCTTCAAAGGCACCGTTCTATGAGATGGCCGATGTTGTGCGCGATATCAGCTTCGCGCTAGAGGATGCGGCGCGCCACGGGCAGAAGATGCCCCTTGTTGTCAGTGTTGACAACGGCTCTTCGATAGAGAATATACCTGCAATGAGGCAGGCCAGTGTATATGGCATCAGGATGATAGTTGTTGACCATCACCACCCGGACAAGGAAGTTGATGAGTTCCTGATAGCGCACGTCAATCCTGCACATGTGGGCGGGGACTTCGGCATAACAGCCGGGATGCTCTGCACTGAAGTGGCACGCATGATCAACAAGGATGTGGAGAACGACATCAGACATCTGCCTGCAGTTGCTGCTGTCGGGGACCGCTCTGAAGCACCTGAGGCGAAGGTGTACATCCAGATGGTATCCGATAAGTACAGCCTGCAGGATCTGAAGGATATGGCCCTTGCACTTGACTTTGAAGCCTACTGGCTAAAATTCAATAATGGTAAAGGCATAATTGACGATATTCTCAATTTTGGAGACGAAAAGATACACAGGAACCTGGTGAAGGTGCTCTGCGAGCAGGCTAACGAAATGATAAATGAGCAGATAGATGTATGCATGTCCCATGTCAAAACACAGACACTCCCCAACGGAGCGTTACTTAACGTCCTTGATGTGGAGAACTATGCACACACATTCACCTTCCCGCCACCGGGAAAGACTTCCGGGGAAGTGCACGACCAGCTGTGCCGCAAGTTTGAAGGAAAGCCACTTATTACCCTGGGTTTTGGGCCGGACTTTGCGGTTATAAGGTCAAAGGGAGTAAAGATGAATATCCCGCGCATGGTCAGGGAGCTTCATGAGGAAGTAAAGGGTGGCGGCGTGAACGGAGGAGGACACCTTGTGGTCGGCAGCATCAAGTTCGTCGAAGGGATGCGCACCGAGGTGCTTTCAAAACTGGCTGAGAAAATAGGCGCTGTAGAAGTAGAATAA
- a CDS encoding SPFH domain-containing protein/band 7 family protein, with protein MVLDQIIIIAAVVAIFILSKAIQIVKEYERVVIFRLGRLSGVKGPGLFFIIPVIDTVVKVDLRVVTIDVPKQAVITRDNVTVAVDAVVYYKVVDPSRAVNEVENYKYATSTLSQTTLRDVIGQIDLDDVLSKRDEINLNIQESLDISTDPWGIKVTGVTLRDVSIDDTMLRAIAKQAEAEREKRARIILADGEFIAAQKMMEAAKLYEEVPVTIKLRELQTLAEIARERNMIVVANSIEMGEIAAMSKALQNKPK; from the coding sequence ATGGTATTAGATCAAATCATAATTATAGCAGCAGTAGTTGCAATTTTCATTCTTTCCAAAGCGATACAGATTGTCAAGGAATACGAGCGTGTTGTTATTTTCCGTCTTGGAAGACTAAGCGGTGTAAAAGGACCGGGTCTTTTCTTTATAATCCCTGTCATCGATACAGTGGTAAAAGTGGACCTGCGTGTGGTTACCATAGATGTTCCCAAACAGGCCGTCATTACCAGGGACAACGTGACCGTTGCAGTTGATGCAGTTGTGTATTACAAGGTTGTCGACCCTTCAAGGGCTGTCAACGAAGTTGAGAACTACAAGTATGCGACCTCTACCCTTTCACAGACAACGCTTCGTGATGTCATAGGCCAGATCGACCTTGACGATGTGCTGTCCAAGAGGGATGAGATCAACCTGAACATACAGGAATCCCTGGATATCTCCACGGACCCATGGGGTATCAAGGTAACAGGTGTGACCCTCAGGGATGTCAGCATTGACGATACAATGCTGCGTGCAATTGCAAAGCAGGCAGAGGCAGAGCGTGAGAAACGTGCCCGTATAATCCTTGCAGACGGTGAGTTCATTGCGGCTCAGAAGATGATGGAGGCTGCAAAGTTGTATGAAGAGGTCCCTGTAACCATCAAGCTCAGGGAACTGCAGACACTGGCAGAGATCGCAAGGGAGCGGAACATGATAGTCGTTGCCAACTCCATCGAGATGGGGGAGATCGCGGCCATGTCCAAGGCTCTTCAGAACAAACCCAAATAA
- a CDS encoding transposase, IS605 OrfB family, which yields MPWNATRWNNHCNQVLKDQHTWLKEVDKFAITNALIHLAAAYKNCYVDHNSNPPSFKSKHSHYQSYTTNMTNYNIKVDHENRTIQLPKLGKVKAHLHRDFNGSIKSITISRTPDNRYFVSLLINVEPLPGKPEENNNIIAFDVGIKDYLVDSNGNKVSNPKHYKKNEKKLAQRQHDLSKKQKGSKNYEKQRIHVAEMHSRTANCRTDFLHKLSYGIVKENQFIISEDLSILSMSNGQKNSKGIYDASWGKFFRMLEYKARKFGKIYHQIEKYFPSSQICSVCGHKNVKVKDTSVREFDCDCCGQHHDRDVNASINILNKGLQELGITLKYATGTSGIGVCCSP from the coding sequence TTGCCATGGAATGCTACCAGATGGAACAATCATTGCAATCAGGTACTCAAGGATCAGCATACATGGCTTAAGGAAGTAGACAAGTTTGCTATTACAAATGCTCTGATCCATCTGGCAGCTGCTTACAAGAACTGTTATGTTGATCATAATTCTAATCCACCTTCCTTCAAATCCAAGCATTCTCACTATCAGTCATACACTACCAATATGACAAATTACAACATCAAAGTTGACCATGAGAACAGGACAATCCAACTACCAAAGCTCGGTAAGGTAAAAGCTCATTTACACCGGGATTTCAACGGAAGTATTAAGAGTATAACCATTTCCCGGACACCAGACAACAGATACTTTGTCTCTTTACTGATCAATGTAGAACCCCTGCCGGGAAAACCAGAAGAAAACAACAATATCATTGCTTTTGATGTTGGTATCAAGGATTATCTGGTAGATAGTAACGGTAATAAGGTTTCGAATCCGAAACATTACAAAAAGAACGAGAAGAAACTTGCTCAAAGACAACATGACCTTTCAAAGAAACAGAAAGGTTCTAAAAACTATGAGAAACAGAGAATACATGTTGCTGAAATGCATTCAAGAACAGCAAACTGCAGGACTGATTTTCTCCATAAACTGAGTTATGGAATAGTAAAAGAGAACCAATTTATTATTTCCGAAGATCTCAGCATCCTTTCAATGTCAAATGGTCAGAAGAACTCCAAAGGTATCTACGATGCTTCATGGGGAAAATTCTTCAGGATGCTGGAATATAAGGCCAGGAAGTTCGGCAAGATCTACCATCAGATAGAGAAGTATTTCCCATCAAGCCAGATCTGCTCTGTCTGTGGACATAAGAATGTTAAGGTCAAAGATACTTCTGTCAGGGAATTCGACTGCGATTGTTGTGGTCAGCATCATGACAGGGATGTCAATGCAAGCATTAACATTCTTAACAAAGGACTACAGGAACTTGGCATAACTCTAAAATACGCTACAGGAACTAGCGGAATTGGTGTTTGTTGTTCTCCATAA
- a CDS encoding phosphoribosyltransferase, with amino-acid sequence MKNIDKLIQKAVELQANGLVTRQIADELNVSRDTVTWLLTRSKKEEASPAPKDISVNWSGIGKSAFRLRHIGIALCDMVIETMEQADTEADVIVGIGLSGVPLASLMADELEVELSVYHSYNEQSEDTQVRGAFSRNFASIKGKRCVIVDDVITSGSTVSDVVAHLRSAGAKPIAIAVLVDKSGSETISEVPVSSLVRIVRVD; translated from the coding sequence ATGAAGAATATTGATAAATTGATCCAGAAGGCTGTGGAGTTGCAGGCTAACGGGCTTGTTACAAGGCAGATAGCAGACGAACTCAATGTTTCCAGGGATACAGTGACCTGGCTCTTAACACGTTCCAAGAAGGAAGAAGCATCTCCTGCTCCCAAGGATATCTCTGTTAACTGGAGCGGCATCGGCAAGAGTGCTTTCAGGCTGCGCCACATAGGCATAGCCCTCTGTGATATGGTCATCGAGACAATGGAGCAGGCAGATACTGAGGCAGATGTCATCGTAGGCATTGGCTTAAGTGGTGTTCCCTTGGCAAGCCTCATGGCTGACGAGCTTGAAGTGGAGCTTTCTGTCTATCATTCTTACAACGAGCAGAGTGAGGATACGCAGGTAAGGGGTGCCTTCAGCAGGAACTTTGCAAGTATCAAAGGCAAAAGATGTGTGATAGTGGATGATGTCATCACCAGTGGCAGCACGGTAAGTGATGTTGTGGCCCATCTTCGCAGCGCCGGTGCAAAGCCCATAGCTATTGCAGTGCTTGTAGATAAAAGCGGCTCCGAGACCATTTCGGAAGTGCCTGTAAGTTCCCTTGTACGCATTGTGCGTGTAGACTGA
- a CDS encoding Nodulation efficiency protein NfeD — protein MNFQNRLFISLLFFLTLTTILLSSAAGAQENRNVLVLEISGAITPVTDDIVADAIAIAEDEGYEALIITLNTPGGGLDETLRITEMIPKTDIPVIGYVYPEGTQAWSAGTLILISTDVAAMAPFTVIGSAQPVSVTPSGSEPVTDSKIVNALVERATENARMHGRNETAAREFITENLNLNSEVALEYGVIEYVAPSIEDLLEQVDGLEIKSRTLETAGAEIVYYEAPLRLGFMNIVSNPIVSSLLLLLGVYAVILGISNPGFGAEVFGVVAIVLGLIGTGFDVNIGAIFLILVGIALLALELQSPGVGVFGIAGMICIVAGSVLLAPTDFPRNYSPAEFQRTIIASIVTPTIIVGLFLLFAMYKVLEVRKRKPQFGELIGDTAIVHKPISPDQTGYVIHRGEYWKARSAEALDKGEKVVILEKDNVVLVVEKLREAGNQ, from the coding sequence ATGAATTTTCAAAACAGGCTTTTTATAAGCCTTCTTTTTTTTCTGACACTAACCACTATCCTATTGTCCTCTGCCGCCGGAGCCCAGGAGAACCGGAATGTGCTGGTGCTTGAAATATCGGGTGCTATTACTCCTGTAACAGATGATATTGTGGCAGACGCCATAGCCATAGCAGAGGATGAGGGCTATGAGGCACTTATCATAACTCTCAATACTCCCGGTGGCGGGCTGGATGAAACGCTCAGGATCACGGAGATGATACCGAAGACCGACATACCTGTAATAGGGTATGTGTATCCTGAAGGTACGCAGGCCTGGTCGGCAGGGACACTCATACTGATCAGTACAGATGTTGCTGCGATGGCCCCTTTTACTGTCATTGGTTCTGCCCAGCCGGTCAGCGTGACACCCAGTGGCTCAGAGCCAGTCACAGATTCCAAGATAGTGAACGCCCTTGTCGAACGAGCCACCGAAAATGCCAGGATGCATGGCAGGAATGAGACGGCAGCCCGTGAGTTCATAACTGAGAACCTTAATCTCAATTCGGAAGTAGCTCTTGAGTACGGTGTGATAGAATATGTTGCTCCTTCTATAGAGGACCTGCTTGAACAGGTTGACGGACTGGAGATAAAAAGCAGGACGCTTGAAACCGCAGGTGCAGAGATAGTTTATTATGAAGCTCCCCTCAGGCTTGGTTTTATGAACATCGTCTCAAATCCTATTGTTTCCTCGCTGCTCTTGCTGTTGGGGGTGTATGCTGTGATCCTTGGCATCTCAAATCCTGGTTTTGGCGCTGAAGTTTTCGGCGTGGTCGCCATCGTGCTGGGACTCATTGGCACAGGTTTTGATGTGAACATAGGCGCCATTTTCCTCATACTTGTGGGCATAGCCCTGCTCGCCCTGGAACTGCAGTCGCCGGGTGTGGGTGTGTTCGGTATAGCGGGGATGATCTGCATAGTGGCCGGGAGCGTGCTGCTTGCACCCACTGATTTCCCGCGCAATTATTCGCCTGCCGAGTTCCAGAGGACCATTATCGCTTCGATAGTGACCCCCACTATCATTGTGGGGCTGTTCCTGCTATTTGCTATGTACAAGGTCCTTGAGGTGAGGAAACGCAAGCCTCAGTTCGGAGAGCTCATAGGGGATACTGCAATAGTCCACAAGCCCATATCCCCCGACCAGACCGGTTATGTCATACACAGGGGAGAATACTGGAAAGCACGCTCTGCAGAGGCCCTGGACAAAGGTGAAAAAGTCGTAATACTGGAAAAGGACAATGTGGTGCTGGTAGTGGAAAAGTTGAGAGAGGCCGGTAATCAGTAG
- a CDS encoding AIR synthase related protein, protein MDIEGYAKRGLKDSDPDLEDKLTSRILEVKKTTSEHARKLARAAIVEAKATLHVSGDALEPTISGVTMGEFGVGSRGIGDFYTHEKIAEVIGKTSAVVDTTHLDDSGVVRSKDPGEYVIVTIDGIHSRLSDFPFLAGFHVARAALRDVYVMGARPVAMLSDIHVADDGDVAKIFDHIAGITAVAELSGIPLITGSTLRIGGDMVIGERMTGGVGAVGVSSDLTARQQTRVGDVILMTEGAGGGTISTAALYYDMHEVVDETINIKFLEACEKILDSGLVRYIHAMTDVTNGGIRGDAKEISRTAGVKLVFDEKEMRKLVNPVVLQMLESLEIDYLGVSLDALLIIAPAEVAEDIMRTVRAAGVEISIIGKVEEGSGSMIMVDSELRDFTPRFRESAYTPIKKMIGEEQPRNFEEMQKAIDSAALEAIGKKKRIIEKVRSR, encoded by the coding sequence ATGGATATCGAAGGCTACGCAAAAAGAGGGCTCAAAGATAGTGACCCCGACCTTGAGGATAAGCTCACATCCAGGATACTGGAAGTGAAAAAGACAACATCGGAGCATGCCCGCAAACTTGCAAGAGCTGCCATTGTGGAAGCGAAGGCTACCCTGCATGTCAGCGGCGATGCACTGGAACCCACCATCTCCGGCGTGACGATGGGAGAGTTCGGGGTTGGCTCAAGAGGGATCGGTGATTTCTACACCCATGAAAAGATAGCGGAGGTAATTGGCAAGACCAGCGCCGTAGTGGACACAACACATCTTGACGATTCAGGCGTTGTCAGATCAAAAGACCCTGGTGAATATGTCATAGTCACAATAGACGGCATACATTCCAGACTCAGCGATTTCCCATTCCTTGCGGGTTTCCACGTGGCCCGTGCGGCCTTGAGGGACGTTTATGTCATGGGCGCCCGCCCGGTGGCGATGCTTTCTGACATCCATGTTGCAGATGACGGCGACGTCGCAAAGATCTTTGACCACATAGCGGGCATAACTGCCGTTGCTGAGCTCTCAGGCATACCGCTCATCACAGGCAGCACCCTGAGGATAGGCGGGGATATGGTAATAGGGGAGCGCATGACAGGCGGTGTAGGCGCTGTTGGAGTGTCATCTGACCTCACTGCCAGACAGCAGACCCGGGTAGGAGATGTCATCCTCATGACCGAGGGAGCGGGCGGTGGCACAATATCCACAGCCGCACTCTACTATGATATGCACGAGGTCGTTGACGAAACGATCAATATCAAGTTTCTGGAAGCATGTGAGAAGATACTTGATTCCGGCCTTGTCAGGTATATCCACGCCATGACAGACGTGACCAACGGAGGGATACGCGGGGACGCAAAGGAAATATCAAGGACAGCCGGAGTAAAGCTTGTGTTCGATGAAAAAGAGATGCGTAAACTAGTGAACCCTGTAGTCCTCCAGATGCTGGAATCCCTCGAGATAGATTATCTTGGAGTATCACTGGATGCTTTGCTCATCATTGCCCCGGCGGAAGTGGCTGAGGATATCATGAGAACCGTAAGGGCTGCAGGTGTGGAAATAAGCATCATCGGAAAAGTAGAGGAAGGTAGTGGCTCCATGATCATGGTCGACAGTGAGTTGAGGGACTTCACCCCGCGGTTCAGGGAATCCGCATACACTCCCATCAAGAAAATGATAGGTGAAGAGCAGCCCCGCAACTTTGAGGAAATGCAAAAGGCAATTGACAGTGCCGCGCTTGAGGCCATCGGAAAGAAAAAGAGAATAATAGAGAAAGTAAGGAGCAGGTAA
- a CDS encoding phage integrase yields MDWLNNPVPFTYHVKPIKCIFDLDELDQNDFGKLIMHLEYVKKLSAGEVRNYKKVTKKFFGYLYKGDDPKWVRLIKLKSIETPVQPSDLPTQKEIDKMLAACTNPRDRALVAVLTDSGMRIDALASCRIKNVESTQFGCIIYRSKTSRSKKTASPKGLPLTWSSGYLQQWIAVHPLREYAEAPLWITLDKSRPLKYKSVRMTLNNIAKRAGVKRRIHTHLFRHKAITNWILDGFNEQTINHRSGWSKGSTQMFKIYSNFTGQEMNDDIYKKYGIKKEEKRHVTLISCPRCNHILRPDDRFCSRCSLVLDQKMVQKMEETSKKIPDALSLLLSYPETQALIAQKLGKSMGSK; encoded by the coding sequence ATGGACTGGCTCAATAATCCTGTGCCTTTCACGTATCATGTTAAACCTATAAAATGCATATTTGATCTAGATGAGCTTGATCAAAATGACTTTGGTAAGCTGATAATGCACCTTGAATATGTGAAAAAACTGTCTGCAGGTGAGGTAAGGAATTACAAAAAAGTCACCAAGAAATTCTTCGGATATCTTTATAAGGGTGATGACCCAAAGTGGGTGAGATTAATCAAATTGAAATCAATCGAGACCCCGGTCCAACCATCTGATCTGCCCACTCAAAAGGAAATCGATAAAATGTTGGCTGCATGCACGAATCCAAGAGATAGGGCCTTAGTTGCTGTACTTACAGATTCAGGTATGAGGATAGATGCGCTTGCATCCTGCAGAATCAAAAATGTGGAATCCACTCAGTTCGGATGCATAATCTACAGAAGCAAGACAAGCCGCAGCAAAAAGACCGCATCTCCAAAGGGCTTGCCTTTGACATGGTCTTCCGGATATTTACAGCAGTGGATAGCAGTGCATCCTTTAAGAGAATATGCAGAAGCTCCACTATGGATAACCCTTGATAAATCAAGACCTTTGAAATATAAAAGCGTTAGAATGACCCTGAATAATATAGCTAAAAGAGCTGGCGTCAAAAGGCGCATCCATACTCATCTTTTCAGGCACAAGGCAATTACCAACTGGATACTTGACGGTTTCAATGAACAGACTATTAACCATAGATCAGGTTGGTCCAAAGGCAGTACTCAGATGTTCAAGATATACAGCAATTTCACTGGCCAAGAAATGAATGATGACATCTATAAGAAATATGGTATCAAAAAAGAAGAGAAGAGACATGTAACACTTATAAGTTGTCCTCGTTGCAACCATATTCTACGTCCTGATGATCGATTCTGCAGTCGTTGCTCTCTTGTGCTTGACCAGAAGATGGTCCAAAAAATGGAAGAGACAAGTAAAAAAATCCCTGATGCCCTGAGTTTACTGCTATCATACCCCGAGACTCAGGCACTGATAGCGCAGAAGCTGGGCAAGTCCATGGGGTCGAAATGA
- a CDS encoding transposase, whose product MDDLTDFALNEEYKRLQSVGDKLAEIESLIDWKPFRPILESMYKNRTASGGRPEADVIVMFKMLVLQQWHGLSDAELERQCIDRISFRKFLGFPEYVPDSKTVWSFRKRISDNGKEKEIWDEMQKQLNALGLKIKKGMIQDATFIHSNPGHAKADEPRGKDAKTARSKDGTWAKKGGKSHFGYKLHTIIDKEYELIRRFETTTASVHDSQVDLSEVGEVVYRDKGYFGAVAKGFAATMQRAVRGHPLGINDVLRNERISVQRVPCERVYAVAKEVFKAGKVLVTNVERVNVKMLITAFSFNLHQLRTLKRKGTI is encoded by the coding sequence ATGGATGATTTGACTGATTTTGCTCTTAATGAAGAATATAAACGCCTTCAATCCGTTGGAGACAAGCTTGCAGAAATAGAATCACTTATTGATTGGAAACCGTTTCGTCCAATTCTGGAATCAATGTACAAGAACAGAACAGCTTCAGGCGGCAGGCCTGAAGCTGATGTTATTGTGATGTTTAAAATGCTTGTTCTACAACAGTGGCATGGTCTTTCTGATGCTGAACTTGAAAGACAGTGTATTGACAGAATATCCTTTAGGAAATTTCTGGGGTTTCCTGAATATGTTCCAGACAGTAAAACTGTCTGGTCATTTAGAAAGAGAATTAGCGATAATGGAAAAGAGAAAGAAATATGGGACGAGATGCAAAAACAGCTTAATGCTCTTGGATTGAAGATCAAAAAAGGGATGATCCAGGATGCCACATTCATCCACTCCAACCCTGGACATGCTAAAGCTGATGAACCTCGTGGAAAGGATGCTAAAACAGCTAGAAGCAAAGATGGAACCTGGGCAAAAAAAGGTGGCAAATCTCATTTTGGCTACAAGCTTCATACAATTATTGATAAGGAATATGAACTGATCAGAAGATTTGAAACAACAACTGCATCAGTACATGATTCACAGGTAGATCTATCTGAAGTGGGTGAAGTAGTCTACCGTGACAAAGGATACTTTGGAGCAGTTGCAAAGGGTTTTGCAGCAACAATGCAAAGAGCGGTAAGAGGACATCCATTAGGAATAAACGATGTTCTCAGAAATGAAAGGATAAGTGTACAGCGAGTTCCATGTGAAAGAGTCTATGCAGTAGCAAAGGAAGTGTTCAAAGCAGGAAAAGTGCTTGTCACAAATGTGGAAAGGGTGAATGTAAAAATGCTGATTACAGCTTTTTCTTTTAATCTTCATCAATTGAGAACACTGAAAAGGAAGGGAACTATCTAA